CGCCAGCGCCCGATCGCTGCCCGATTTCTGCAGCGCCAAGAACCACGCGCTCTCCTGCACCTGCCGCGCGAGCGCGCGTCCGTCGGCGGTCTCGGCGTAGAGCAGCACCGGTCCGGGCACGGCGGCCGAGAGCGCGGCCGGCTGGGCGCCGGGCAGGTCGGCGAGCGGTACGCCCACGTCGTACGCGCGCGGGCCCGCACCCTCGCCGCAGCGACACGCGCCCGACGCGAGCAGCAGCACGAGCGGCAGCGCGCGAACCGGGTGTCGAACGTTCACGGAGCGGGGCGGGTGGGGCGCTTCTTGCGCTGGGTCGGGCGCTTGCCGCGCTTGGCGGCGGGCTTGGCCTTGGCGGCCTTCTTGGCCGGCTTCGGCGCAGCGGGCGCTTCGGCTTCGGCCTCGTCGCGCGCGAACTCGTCCACTTCGGCGCCGCGCTTTCGGCGGAACTCTTCCACCGCCTCGCGCGAGAACAGCCGCTTGCCCTCGGCGAGCGCGTCCTCGAAGACCTGCTTGAGCGTCTCGCGCGCGGAGGGATCCTCGAAGTACTTCGTCGCCACCTGGCCCATCGCCCAGGTGACGGCGAACGCGTACGGCGCGCTGAGCACGCCGCCCAGGCCGGGGAGGAGGAACTTGGTCGCCGTGGTGAAGAGCTGCCGCGCGAGCAGGCCTGCCCCGCACACGCTGGCCAGCTCCACCAGCACGCTCTTCGCTTCCTTGAGGTTGAGCACGCGGCCGTGGACTCGGCCCACGGCCATCACCATCGCGGCCTGGATGGGCGTGATGGCAACGAAGTCCACCAGCGGGATGGGCGCGAGCACCACCGCGCCCGCGGCCAGCGACGACATCTGCACCAGGTCGCGCGCGGCGGCCTTGCGCTGTTCGGGCGTGAGGTCGTGGCGGGCGGGGCCCTGCGCGGCCTTCTTGAGCGTGTCGAGCCAGCCCATGGCGGTCCCCTTTTGGTCGCGACGGCGCTCGCAGTGTGCCCCAAGGCGCGCCCCGGCGCACGCGTGCAACACGGGGGCGGCGGCCGTGTTCCCGGGCGGGGATCGCACAACGATCTTTGCGTTCGCAACATTCGTTGCTACGAATTCAGCACGCGAATCAAAGAGGGGCTGAATCGTGCGAGCGTGGCTGGTCTTGGCGGTGCTGGCGCTGTCGAACGTGGCCTGGGCGGAGGAGCCCGGCTGGCGCGTCTACGACGAGAAGGACGGCATCACCTACGAAGTGCGCAGCGTCCCGGGCTCGAGCTTCGACGAGTACCGCGCGAGCGTGACCATCCCCAAGACTCCGCAGGAGACGCTCGGCGCCATCTGGGCCGCGGTGACGGACAAGTCGCCGCGCAAGCAGATGCGCAGCACCTTCATTCGCGAGCAGCCCGACGAGGTCGTCGTCTACCAGCAGATCTCGGTGCCGGCCATCAGCGACCGCGACGCCACCTTCCGCATCTGGAAGTCGCCGCCTGCGAATGACGGCACGGTGCAGGTGCACTTCGAGGCCGCCAACGATCTCGGGCCGCCGCCGAACCCCAAGTACGTGCGGCTCACGCAGGTGCAGGGCTCGTGGCAGGTGGCACCCACCCCCGACGGCAAGACGCGCCTCGTCTACACCTCGCACAGCGATCCCGGCGGCTCGGTGCCCGCGTTCATCACCCGCGGCGCGCAGAAGGACCACATGGTCGTCGACGTGACCGGCATCCTGAAGCGGCTCGGCCTGCGCTGAAATCGACGCGTCGGCGCTACGGCTCGACGGTGGCCTCGCGTCCACTCGGGGGCGGCGGTCCGCCCTGGGGCGCGCGCGCGCCGAGCAGCACGGCTACCCAGCGCAGCTCGGGGATGTCGTCGCAGACGATCTGCATCACCATCAAGAGCGGCACGCCCAAGAGCATCCCCACCGGGCCCCACATCCACCCGAAGAACGGCACCGACACGAACGCGGCCAGCGGCGAGAGCCCGAAGCTCCGCCCCACCAGCCGCGGCTCGAGGATGGTGTTCAGCCCGGTGTGCAGCACCGTGTAGCCCACCAGGAGCACCAACGCGCGCCCGGGCCCAATCTGCAGCAGCGCCACGATCACCGGCGGGATCGTCGCCAGGATCGAGCCGATGCTCGGCAAGAAATATAAAACAAAGGTTAACAAGCCCCAGAGCGGGGCGAACTCCACGCCCATCACCACGGTGAAGCACGCGGTGAGCACGCCGTCCACCAGGCCCATGCCCGTCTTGAAGCCCAGGTAGCGCTGCAGCCGGTTGAGCACGCTGCGGACTTGATGCACGCGCTTGGGGTCGCCGCGCGAGGCCAGCGACACCAGCTTGGCCGCCGTCTGGTCCGCCTCGAGCAGCGTGAAGAGCATGATCAGGAAGATGATCAGCGCCTGCGACACGATGCCGCCCACGCCCGCCAGCAGCCCCTCGAGGAACGGCACCAGCGAGCTGGGCTGCAGCGCCTCCACCAGCGAGTCGTTTACGTGGAAGCCGCGCGCCTCCAGCGGTGCAAAGAGCCCGGTGAAGAGCGCCATGAACCGCTGCTCGTAGCGCGGCGCCTCGCTCACGAACTGGGCGATGGAGCCGCCCACCACGCCGAGCAGGACGAGGACCACGGCGAGGTCGATGATGGTGGTGGCCAGCACCGCGGGCACGCGCGGGAAGTGGCGCGCCTGGAGCCAGCGCAAGAGGGGCAGGCTGAAGATCGCCGCGAGCAGCCCCAGCAGCGAGGGCAGCACCCAGGGCGCGGCCGCCTTGAGCCCGGCGATGACCACCACCAGCGCGGCCGCGGCCAACAGTCCCCGCGCGCGAATGGGCGGCGCCCGCATGACACCTCCAGACGCAAAGGTAGGGAGCGTGGGCCCGTTCGGCGAGGGGGGATGCCGGAAGGCCGGCGGAGGGAGTAGCGTTCGCGCGTGCGCGTGTGGACGCTTCCCAACGTCATCACCTTCCTGCGGCTGCTGGCGGTGCCGGCCTTCGCCGTGGCGCACGCCACGCACCGGCCGGTCTGGGCGCTCGTGCTCTTCGTCGGCGCGGGGATCTCCGACGGCCTCGACGGCCTGCTCGCACGCGTGCTGGACCAGCGCAGCCGGCTGGGCGCGCTCCTGGATCCGGTGGCCGACAAGACGCTCATCACCACCGCGCTCATCGCGCTCACCCTCACCGGGCAGCTGCCGCTCTGGTTCCTGCTCACGGCGCTGGCGCGGGAGGGGGTGCTGGTGCTGGGCGCGCTGGCGGTGTCGATGCGCGGCTGGCAGGTGCCGGCGCGGCCCGCGCGGCTGGGCAAGTACGCCGTCTTCTTTCAGCTCGCGGCGGTGACCCTGGGGCTGGTGTCGCGGCTGCCAGGCTGGAACGCGCAGCTCTCGAGCGCGCTGCTCGCGGCCACGCTGCTCGCGGCGGAGTGCATCGTGCTCAGCATGGCGCAGTACGCGTGGCAGTTCGGGTCGATGCTCTCGCGGCGGCCGGCGTCGAGCTAAGCTCGGCGCATGGTCTACGCCTTCTTTCGCTGGGTCTTCGCGACGGCGCTGTCGATCTACTACCGCTGGACGATCACCGAGGGCGCCATCCCAAACGATGGCCCGCTGGTGATCTGCGGGAACCACCCCAACGGCCTCATCGATCCCGTGGCGGTGATGCGCCTGACGAAGCGGCCGGTGCGCTTCATGGCCAAGGCGCCCATCTTCAAGATGCCGGTGCTCGGCTGGATCGTGAAGGGCATGAAGTGCCTGCCCGTGTACCGCAAGCAGGACGACCCTTCGCAGATGAACAAGAACGACGAGACGTTCAAAGCGGCGCACGCGGCGCTCGCCGAGGGCGACTGCATCTGCATCTTCCCCGAGGGCCGCAGCCACAGTGACCCCGGGCTCTCGCCGCTCAAGACCGGCGCGGCGCGCATCGCGTTGGGTGCCGAGAGCGAGAAGGGTTTTTCACTCGGGGTGAAGTTCGTGCCCGTGGGCCTGGTGTACCGGCGCAAGGGCGTGTTCCGGAGCGAGGTGGCTGTCGCTGTGGGCGAGCCGATCGCGGCGGCGAGCATGCGCGCGGAGTTCGAGCGCGATCCGGTGGCGGCGTCGAAGGCCCTCACCGAGAAGCTCGACGAGGCGCTGCACAAGGTCACGGTGAACCTCGACACCTGGGAGGATCTGCCGCTCATCGAGGCGGCGTCGCGGCTGTACAAGGCCGAGCGCAAGACGCCGGGCGATCTGCGGCCGTACGCGGCGGGCCTTTCGGCGCTGCGCGAGCGCGATCCGGCGCGGCTCGAGTCGGTGCGACGGCGCATCCTCTCCTTCGACGGCTACCTGCACGCGCTGCGTCTCCCCGCCGACGAGCTCGATCACGTGCGGCCCTTCCGCGCCTTGCGCTTCACGGTGGTGCAGCTCGCGCGGTTCCTGCTCGGTGTCGCGCCGGCGGCGGTGGGCGTGATCGCCTACGTCGTGCCGTACCAGCTGATTCGAGCGCTGGTGGCGGTGGTGAAGCTCGAGGAGGACATCCGCTCCAGCGTGAAGCTGGGCGTCGGCGTGCTGCTCTTTCCTGCGTGGACGGCGCTGCTCACCTGGCTGCTGTGGCGCCAGCTCGGCACGCCCGGGCTTTTGGACGCAGCGGCGCTGCCGTTCTGCGGGCTCTTCGCGCTCGCGTTCATCGAATCGGAGAAGGCCGCGTTCGCCGACGCGCGCGCATACCTGGCGCTGCGTGCGCACGGCACGCTGCGCGAGCGGCTGCTCACCCGGCGTAAGGCGCTGGTCGATGAGCTCGAGCTGCTTGGAAAAGAGACCGGTGTGCTCGATGCGTCGGGCGCGGCGCAGGTCAGCTCTCAGCGCGCGGAGATGTAGCGGAGCGCGTTGCTGTCCCAATCGCAGCGGCCGTCGCTCTGGCACGCGCAGGCGGGTTGGTAGCCGTCGCTGCAGGAGCGCTTCAGGAGCTCGATCTCTTTCTTGTTGTCGCGTTCGACGCCGAGCCCGCGCGCATAGAACGACGCCAGGACGTAGCAGGCGTTGTTCGCGCCCGCATCGCAGCTCGTCGCGCAGAGCGCCGCGGCGCGGGCCGGGTCGCGCGCGGTGCCCATGCCGTTGCCCACGAGGAAGCCGAGCAGGTAGCACGAGTTTCTGTCCTTGGCGTCGCAGGCGTGGCCGAGCGACTTCACCGCGTCGGCCGCGTGCGAGCTGAGCTCGTACGTTGCCACCTGCCAGCCGAACTTCTGGCAGCCATCGAACGAGCCCAGATCGCACGCGCGCTGGTAGGCCATCGCCGCGTGGTCGTCGGGGCCGAAGAAGGTGTACGAGAGCGAGCTGTTGTAGTCCGATCCGTCGAATGCATCGCCGAGCGCCATGCACTGCGCGACGTCGCCCTTGTCGCAGCCGGCGCGCTTCTCGGGGAACTTGCGACCCTGCATGCAGCCGCCGCACGCGAAGCCGGGCAGGAGCACCAGGAACACGCCCACGCCCAGGATGAACATCACCGAGAAGTACATGCGGCTGGCGGCGGCGTTGTACATGCGGCTACCCGTCGGTGGGCAGCGGCGGCGTGAGCGCCACGCTGCGGTACGACTCCACCAGGCTCGCCTGCGGCGTCCCGAGGTTCACGCCGAGCAGCAGCACGTCGGTGTCGGGCGTGCGCCACTCGGCCATCCAGCCGCCGGGGGAGGGCGGGGGCGGGAGCGGCTGGCCGTTGACGTCGTTGGCGATGATCGCGATCTGCATCGCATCGAGCGTGAGGCGCACCGCGGCGAAGTCGAGCCAGCACGCGTCGCGCACGGGGTGGAAGACGCCTGCGGGCGGAACCGCAGGCAAGATCGCCGCGGCCGCGTGCACGTGACTGGCGCCGCTCGCCACGTGACCGACGTTTCCCACATGGCCACCGCCGCCGCCGCTGTGCGCCACGATGGCCACGATGATGCCGACGACGAGCACCGCCGCGGCCACCGCTGCGACAGTCAGGGCCACGTCCTCGTCGTGGTTGCGCGCACCGGGCGGTGGCAGCGGAGTTCCGAGCTTGCGCGAGAGCACGTCGAAGCTGGCGTCGAAGTCGCCGGGTGTGCCGGTGGGCGGGTCGTACTGCACGGTGACCGTGGCCAGGTGCCCGTCGGGGAAGCTGTAGGTGACCCAGGCCGGCCTGCCTTCGATGTTCTCGTGATGCCGGTAGGTGATGGGATCCGGGTGCTCGGCGCCCTCGACGAGCGGCTTGAGCTCCTCGGGCGTCTGGCCCCACTTCGCGCCCTCGAAGCCCTCCGCGCTCCGATAGGCGTCGCGGTCCGCGGGCGGGAGCGCGCCGGTGTGCGCGCAGCCCGCGAGCAGCGCGAGCACCAGGGCCGACAGCTTCCGTCGCATGCGCACCTCGTCCGAGCGCATCGACTAAAGCAGCCTTCGCGCGCCGTGCCCAGGAACACCCGGGGCGCGGCGGCGATTGGGGCTGACCGGACGGGCAGGTTTGTGCTTAGTTTCGGCCATGCGCCTCCGCCTCGCCGTCCTCGGTGCCCTGGCCGCCCTCGCGCTCTGCGCGCAGGGCTGCAGCTCGAGCTGCTCCCAGAACTCCGACTGCCTCAATGCCTTGTGGACCTGCGACACCGCCAAGGGCGAGTGCGTGCCGCCGCCGGACCAGGCGCCGAGCAGCAGCGTGTCGTCGGGCTCCTCGTCGGGATCGGTCGCCGGTTCGGGAAGCAGCGGCGCGTCGTCGAGCAGCGCGTCGTCTTCGTCGAGCAGCTCGGGCAGCAGCGCGTCGTCGTCGTCCTCGAGCGGCTCCAGCGGATCGACGGGC
This DNA window, taken from Deltaproteobacteria bacterium, encodes the following:
- a CDS encoding DUF697 domain-containing protein, whose translation is MGWLDTLKKAAQGPARHDLTPEQRKAAARDLVQMSSLAAGAVVLAPIPLVDFVAITPIQAAMVMAVGRVHGRVLNLKEAKSVLVELASVCGAGLLARQLFTTATKFLLPGLGGVLSAPYAFAVTWAMGQVATKYFEDPSARETLKQVFEDALAEGKRLFSREAVEEFRRKRGAEVDEFARDEAEAEAPAAPKPAKKAAKAKPAAKRGKRPTQRKKRPTRPAP
- a CDS encoding AI-2E family transporter — protein: MRAPPIRARGLLAAAALVVVIAGLKAAAPWVLPSLLGLLAAIFSLPLLRWLQARHFPRVPAVLATTIIDLAVVLVLLGVVGGSIAQFVSEAPRYEQRFMALFTGLFAPLEARGFHVNDSLVEALQPSSLVPFLEGLLAGVGGIVSQALIIFLIMLFTLLEADQTAAKLVSLASRGDPKRVHQVRSVLNRLQRYLGFKTGMGLVDGVLTACFTVVMGVEFAPLWGLLTFVLYFLPSIGSILATIPPVIVALLQIGPGRALVLLVGYTVLHTGLNTILEPRLVGRSFGLSPLAAFVSVPFFGWMWGPVGMLLGVPLLMVMQIVCDDIPELRWVAVLLGARAPQGGPPPPSGREATVEP
- a CDS encoding CDP-alcohol phosphatidyltransferase family protein produces the protein MRVWTLPNVITFLRLLAVPAFAVAHATHRPVWALVLFVGAGISDGLDGLLARVLDQRSRLGALLDPVADKTLITTALIALTLTGQLPLWFLLTALAREGVLVLGALAVSMRGWQVPARPARLGKYAVFFQLAAVTLGLVSRLPGWNAQLSSALLAATLLAAECIVLSMAQYAWQFGSMLSRRPASS
- a CDS encoding 1-acyl-sn-glycerol-3-phosphate acyltransferase — its product is MVYAFFRWVFATALSIYYRWTITEGAIPNDGPLVICGNHPNGLIDPVAVMRLTKRPVRFMAKAPIFKMPVLGWIVKGMKCLPVYRKQDDPSQMNKNDETFKAAHAALAEGDCICIFPEGRSHSDPGLSPLKTGAARIALGAESEKGFSLGVKFVPVGLVYRRKGVFRSEVAVAVGEPIAAASMRAEFERDPVAASKALTEKLDEALHKVTVNLDTWEDLPLIEAASRLYKAERKTPGDLRPYAAGLSALRERDPARLESVRRRILSFDGYLHALRLPADELDHVRPFRALRFTVVQLARFLLGVAPAAVGVIAYVVPYQLIRALVAVVKLEEDIRSSVKLGVGVLLFPAWTALLTWLLWRQLGTPGLLDAAALPFCGLFALAFIESEKAAFADARAYLALRAHGTLRERLLTRRKALVDELELLGKETGVLDASGAAQVSSQRAEM
- a CDS encoding sel1 repeat family protein, translated to MYNAAASRMYFSVMFILGVGVFLVLLPGFACGGCMQGRKFPEKRAGCDKGDVAQCMALGDAFDGSDYNSSLSYTFFGPDDHAAMAYQRACDLGSFDGCQKFGWQVATYELSSHAADAVKSLGHACDAKDRNSCYLLGFLVGNGMGTARDPARAAALCATSCDAGANNACYVLASFYARGLGVERDNKKEIELLKRSCSDGYQPACACQSDGRCDWDSNALRYISAR